The Glycine soja cultivar W05 chromosome 3, ASM419377v2, whole genome shotgun sequence genome window below encodes:
- the LOC114405688 gene encoding myb family transcription factor PHL7-like isoform X3 yields MTVLSMPLHNLVDQIVGATPKGVLRVMGVPGLTIYHVKSHLQKYRLAKYLPESPADGKDSKVEKRNSGDSISGADSSPGMPINDALRMQMEVQKRLHEQLEVQKQLQMRIEAQGKYLQKIIEEQQKLGSNLTTSEALPLSHDEQNHPQSEASGSSEALASTVSPLKKQRIDDGSKDGFTASQVRNAAQKNDCNVGQLDPNLYDDAGFEFDLETKKDEDNESGQ; encoded by the exons ATGACCGTTTTGTCGATGCCATTACACAACTTGGTGGACCAGATAGTGG GAGCAACACCAAAAGGTGTTCTTAGAGTGATGGGTGTTCCTGGACTGACCATTTATCATGTTAAAAGCCATTTACAG AAATATCGCCTTGCAAAATACTTGCCTGAATCACCAGCTGATGGTAAAG ACTCTAAAGTTGAGAAGAGGAATTCTGGAGACAGCATTTCTGGCGCAGATTCTTCCCC GGGAATGCCAATCAATGATGCCCTAAGAATGCAGATGGAGGTTCAGAAACGTCTGCATGAGCAGCTTGAG GTTCAAAAGCAATTACAAATGAGAATTGAAGCACAGGGTAAATACTTGCAAAAGATCATAGAGGAACAGCAGAAATTAGGTAGTAACTTGACAACCTCGGAAGCACTTCCCTTGTCCCATGATGAGCAAAATCATCCTCAGTCAGAGGCTTCTGGATCTAGTGAGGCCCTTGCAAGCACTGTGTCTCCACTTAAAAAACAGAGAATTGATGATGGTTCCAAGGATGGCTTCACTGCTTCCCAAGTAAGAAATGCTGCACAAAAGAATGACTGCAATGTTGGTCAGTTGGATCCAAACTTGTATGATGATGCtgggtttgaatttgatttggaGACAAAAAAGGATGAAGATAATGAGAGTGGACAGTAA
- the LOC114405688 gene encoding myb family transcription factor PHL7-like isoform X2: MVPHKSQGGVEQLANAGVLGGSAVKIAAAPAGGSGKQRLRWTSDLHDRFVDAITQLGGPDRATPKGVLRVMGVPGLTIYHVKSHLQKYRLAKYLPESPADDSKVEKRNSGDSISGADSSPGMPINDALRMQMEVQKRLHEQLEVQKQLQMRIEAQGKYLQKIIEEQQKLGSNLTTSEALPLSHDEQNHPQSEASGSSEALASTVSPLKKQRIDDGSKDGFTASQVRNAAQKNDCNVGQLDPNLYDDAGFEFDLETKKDEDNESGQ, translated from the exons ATGGTGCCGCATAAATCTCAAGGTGGTGTGGAGCAGCTTGCAAATGCTGGGGTTTTGGGAGGATCTGCTGTAAAAATTGCCGCTGCACCTGCTGGGGGAAGTGGGAAGCAGCGTTTGAGGTGGACATCTGATCTTCATGACCGTTTTGTCGATGCCATTACACAACTTGGTGGACCAGATA GAGCAACACCAAAAGGTGTTCTTAGAGTGATGGGTGTTCCTGGACTGACCATTTATCATGTTAAAAGCCATTTACAG AAATATCGCCTTGCAAAATACTTGCCTGAATCACCAGCTGATG ACTCTAAAGTTGAGAAGAGGAATTCTGGAGACAGCATTTCTGGCGCAGATTCTTCCCC GGGAATGCCAATCAATGATGCCCTAAGAATGCAGATGGAGGTTCAGAAACGTCTGCATGAGCAGCTTGAG GTTCAAAAGCAATTACAAATGAGAATTGAAGCACAGGGTAAATACTTGCAAAAGATCATAGAGGAACAGCAGAAATTAGGTAGTAACTTGACAACCTCGGAAGCACTTCCCTTGTCCCATGATGAGCAAAATCATCCTCAGTCAGAGGCTTCTGGATCTAGTGAGGCCCTTGCAAGCACTGTGTCTCCACTTAAAAAACAGAGAATTGATGATGGTTCCAAGGATGGCTTCACTGCTTCCCAAGTAAGAAATGCTGCACAAAAGAATGACTGCAATGTTGGTCAGTTGGATCCAAACTTGTATGATGATGCtgggtttgaatttgatttggaGACAAAAAAGGATGAAGATAATGAGAGTGGACAGTAA
- the LOC114405688 gene encoding myb family transcription factor PHL7-like isoform X1, whose product MVPHKSQGGVEQLANAGVLGGSAVKIAAAPAGGSGKQRLRWTSDLHDRFVDAITQLGGPDRATPKGVLRVMGVPGLTIYHVKSHLQKYRLAKYLPESPADGKDSKVEKRNSGDSISGADSSPGMPINDALRMQMEVQKRLHEQLEVQKQLQMRIEAQGKYLQKIIEEQQKLGSNLTTSEALPLSHDEQNHPQSEASGSSEALASTVSPLKKQRIDDGSKDGFTASQVRNAAQKNDCNVGQLDPNLYDDAGFEFDLETKKDEDNESGQ is encoded by the exons ATGGTGCCGCATAAATCTCAAGGTGGTGTGGAGCAGCTTGCAAATGCTGGGGTTTTGGGAGGATCTGCTGTAAAAATTGCCGCTGCACCTGCTGGGGGAAGTGGGAAGCAGCGTTTGAGGTGGACATCTGATCTTCATGACCGTTTTGTCGATGCCATTACACAACTTGGTGGACCAGATA GAGCAACACCAAAAGGTGTTCTTAGAGTGATGGGTGTTCCTGGACTGACCATTTATCATGTTAAAAGCCATTTACAG AAATATCGCCTTGCAAAATACTTGCCTGAATCACCAGCTGATGGTAAAG ACTCTAAAGTTGAGAAGAGGAATTCTGGAGACAGCATTTCTGGCGCAGATTCTTCCCC GGGAATGCCAATCAATGATGCCCTAAGAATGCAGATGGAGGTTCAGAAACGTCTGCATGAGCAGCTTGAG GTTCAAAAGCAATTACAAATGAGAATTGAAGCACAGGGTAAATACTTGCAAAAGATCATAGAGGAACAGCAGAAATTAGGTAGTAACTTGACAACCTCGGAAGCACTTCCCTTGTCCCATGATGAGCAAAATCATCCTCAGTCAGAGGCTTCTGGATCTAGTGAGGCCCTTGCAAGCACTGTGTCTCCACTTAAAAAACAGAGAATTGATGATGGTTCCAAGGATGGCTTCACTGCTTCCCAAGTAAGAAATGCTGCACAAAAGAATGACTGCAATGTTGGTCAGTTGGATCCAAACTTGTATGATGATGCtgggtttgaatttgatttggaGACAAAAAAGGATGAAGATAATGAGAGTGGACAGTAA
- the LOC114405689 gene encoding uncharacterized protein LOC114405689, whose product MASQITREWSGINTFAPATQTKLLELLGKLKQENVNSLTILVMGKGGVGKSSTVNSIIGDRVVSINPFQSEGPRPVIVSRSRAGFTLNIIDTPGLIEGGYINDMALDIIKRFLLNKTIDVLLYVDRLDVYRVDNLDKVVAKAITDSFGKGIWSKTILALTHAQFSPPDGLPYDEFFSQRSESLLKVLRSGARIKKEAFQAASIPVVLVENSGRCNKNDSDEKVLPNGTAWIPNLVQTITDIALNQSESIHVDKNLIEGPNPNQRGKLWTPLVFAIQYFLIMKPIKGLIEKDIANERKPTWERRDAAFRKRDLY is encoded by the exons ATGGCGTCCCAAATTACCCGTGAGTGGTCTGGAATCAATACATTCGCACCTGCTACCCAGACTAAGTTGCTTGAACTCTTGGGAAAACTTAAACAAgag AATGTGAACTCCTTAACTATACTTGTGATGGGAAAAGGTGGTGTTGGAAAATCTTCAACTGTGAACTCCATCATTGGGGATAGAGTGGTTTCGATTAATCCTTTCCAG TCGGAAGGGCCAAGACCCGTGATTGTGTCGCGATCAAGGGCTGGTTTTACATTGAACATCATTGACACTCCTGGTCTCATTGAAGGGGGATACATCAATGATATGGCACTTGATATAATAAAACG TTTCCTTCTGAACAAGACCATAGATGTACTGCTTTATGTGGATCGCTTGGATGTGTATAGAGTGGACAACTTGGATAAGGTAGTCGCCAAAGCTATAACAGATAGTTTTGGAAAAGGAATATGGAGCAAGACTATTCTAGCACTCACACATGCCCAGTTCTCTCCACCAGATGGATTGCCTTATGATGAATTCTTTTCACAAAGATCTGAGTCTCTCTTGAAGGTTCTTAGGTCAGGTGCCAGGATAAAGAAGGAAGCCTTTCAG GCTGCTTCCATTCCTGTTGTTTTGGTCGAGAACAGTGGGAGATGCAACAAAAATGACAGTGATGAAAAG GTTCTTCCAAATGGGACTGCTTGGATTCCTAATCTAGTCCAAACAATCACAGATATTGCATTGAACCAAAGTGAGTCTATTCACGTTGACAAGAATTTGATTGAAGGGCCAAATCCGAATCAGAGAGGAAAATTATGGACTCCTCTTGTGTTTGCTATCCAA TACTTCCTTATCATGAAGCCAATAAAAGGACTGATCGAGAAGGACATTGCAAATGAGAGAAAGCCAACATGGGAGAGACGTGATGCCGCTTTCCGGAAGAGAGATTTATATTAG
- the LOC114405691 gene encoding uncharacterized protein LOC114405691 isoform X2 has translation MLVTWFLQRPHSIPFVLAFFLFLAWISLALQRASYSYAPPHSSHTDIRANLVRFDASEVAKDKRGWIFDPIALALASGISGGAVTCASLHVGEIRAGNKRANHRHHHCNETFLIWGAATKYRVSTCPCRVRWRTTMKIMVMLK, from the exons ATGCTGGTGACGTGGTTCCTACAGAGGCCCCACTCCATACCCTTCGTCCTcgccttcttcctcttcctcgcgTGGATCTCACTCGCCCTCCAGCGCGCGTCCTACTCCTACGCGCCGCCTCACTCCTCCCACACAGACATCAGGGCCAACCTCGTCAGGTTCGACGCTTCCGAGGTCGCAAAGGACAAGCGCGGTTGGATCTTCGACCCCATCGCTCTCGCCCTCGCTTCCGGCATCTCAG GTGGAGCAGTGACGTGTGCGTCGCTTCACGTGGGAGAAATTAGAGCTGGGAACAAAAGAGCCAATCACAGACACCACCATTGTAATGAGACTTTCCTCATTTGGGGCGCTGCTACCAAGTATAGG GTATCCACGTGTCCGTGTCGTGTCCG TTGGAGAACAACGATGAAGATAATGGTTATGCTGAAGTGA
- the LOC114405691 gene encoding uncharacterized protein LOC114405691 isoform X1, whose protein sequence is MLVTWFLQRPHSIPFVLAFFLFLAWISLALQRASYSYAPPHSSHTDIRANLVRFDASEVAKDKRGWIFDPIALALASGISGGAVTCASLHVGEIRAGNKRANHRHHHCNETFLIWGAATKYRLENNDEDNGYAEVMLGRDEIVVAASPVHKAHALVNIDSIRSIFFIGCQDNVISYNASSTDFNVWKDL, encoded by the exons ATGCTGGTGACGTGGTTCCTACAGAGGCCCCACTCCATACCCTTCGTCCTcgccttcttcctcttcctcgcgTGGATCTCACTCGCCCTCCAGCGCGCGTCCTACTCCTACGCGCCGCCTCACTCCTCCCACACAGACATCAGGGCCAACCTCGTCAGGTTCGACGCTTCCGAGGTCGCAAAGGACAAGCGCGGTTGGATCTTCGACCCCATCGCTCTCGCCCTCGCTTCCGGCATCTCAG GTGGAGCAGTGACGTGTGCGTCGCTTCACGTGGGAGAAATTAGAGCTGGGAACAAAAGAGCCAATCACAGACACCACCATTGTAATGAGACTTTCCTCATTTGGGGCGCTGCTACCAAGTATAGG TTGGAGAACAACGATGAAGATAATGGTTATGCTGAAGTGATGCTTGGCAGAGATGAGATTGTTGTAGCTGCAAGTCCAGTTCACAAAGCGCATGCTTTAGTGAACATTGATTCTATTCGGAGTATCTTCTTTATAGGATGTCAAGACAATGTTATAAGCTATAATGCCTCTAGTACTGACTTTAATGTTTGGAAAGATCTTTga
- the LOC114405692 gene encoding uncharacterized protein LOC114405692 has product MKRQSSAVSPSSSRRETPPEKIHAKTIGCMSGILHFISNSNSRRSRRFLTFGKSRINKNPADAGNSKPAADERRLSSDVPRSPTLPAEIRLSSVKAPPVERRREAPALVARLMGLEAAPAEPPDTVAEKRQKLLGALQRCDEDLKALKKIIEAVRLTDPLPPSTSPAVACVGFEDEFGTVAEVKCSVVNGEPQQPSPVSVLDEFTRSPLSPSCHSGRHSFPRIQLQKQQLLKKPGEEEISSTYIYERMTCESVNRKVNDEDHLAMWSSKAMIKSVDEVCKDVTWGEKRELGRIGLALQDYICRDLIEEIVRELGCFYTLPFEACKRRLCF; this is encoded by the exons ATGAAGCGACAGAGCAGCGCCGTGTCGCCGTCGTCGTCGCGGCGAGAAACTCCGCCGGAGAAGATTCACGCGAAGACCATCGGTTGCATGTCCGGCATTCTCCACTTCATCTCCAACTCCAATTCCCGTCGCTCTCGCCGCTTCCTCACATTCG GAAAGAGCCGGATTAATAAGAACCCCGCCGACGCCGGAAATTCGAAGCCAGCCGCCGATGAACGGAGGCTGTCGTCCGACGTGCCGAGGAGTCCGACTTTGCCGGCGGAGATTCGGCTATCGAGTGTTAAGGCGCCTCCGGTGGAGAGACGCCGCGAGGCGCCGGCGCTAGTGGCGAGGCTGATGGGGCTGGAGGCGGCGCCGGCGGAGCCGCCGGATACGGTGGCGGAGAAGAGGCAGAAGCTGCTTGGGGCGTTGCAGAGGTGCGATGAGGATCTGAAGGCGCTGAAGAAGATCATCGAGGCCGTGCGTTTGACCGATCCTCTTCCGCCGTCGACGTCGCCGGCGGTGGCTTGTGTTGGCTTCGAGGATGAATTTGGAACGGTTGCGGAGGTGAAGTGTTCGGTGGTTAACGGGGAGCCACAGCAACCGAGTCCGGTGTCTGTGCTTGACGAGTTCACTCGTTCGCCACTCAGTCCGAGTTGCCACTCGGGACGGCATTCATTTC CTCGAATACAACTACAGAAACAACAGTTATTAAAGAAGCCAGGAGAGGAAGAAATCAGCAGCACATACATCTACGAGAGAATGACATGCGAGTCAGTGAATAGGAAAGTCAACGACGAAGATCATTTGGCTATGTGGAGTAGCAAAGCCATGATAAAAAGTGTGGATGAAGTGTGTAAGGACGTTACATGGGGAGAAAAACGAGAGCTTGGAAGAATTGGATTGGCTTTGCAGGATTATATTTGCAGAGATTTGATTGAAGAAATTGTTAGAGAATTAGGATGCTTCTACACTCTGCCTTTTGAGGCATGTAAGAGAAGACTCTGCTTCTAA
- the LOC114405601 gene encoding alpha-L-arabinofuranosidase 1-like has translation MSLSIKIFFLLYLSCLTVSCFAEQTSTLIVDAKGSVRKIPDTFFGAFFEEINHAGAGGLWAELVRNRGFEAGGPNVPSDIYPWSIIGDDSTILVSTDRSSCFERNKIALRMNVLCNQSNPCPAGGVGISNPGFWGMNIEKGQKYKAVFYVKARGGLDLDVSFVGSERGEKLASQNFRAPGHNISMWTKMETILEANDTNRNASLQITTSNTGVVWLDQVSVMPLDTFKGHGYRKDLFQMVADLKPKFFRFPGGCYVEGNYLRNAFRWKDTVGPWEERPGHFNDVWNYWTDDGFGFFEGLQFAEDVGALPAWVFNNGLSLKDEVNTSAIAPFIQEALDGIEFARGSPKSQWGSLRASMGHPEPFDLRIVAIGNEECGMSKYQANYLKFHTAIKQAYPDIQIITNCDGSEKPLDHPADLYDFHIYTNAKDMFSKSTKFDDAPRSGPKAFVSEYAVWKDDAGNGTLLAAVAEAAFLIGLERNSDVVHMVSYAPLFVNTNDRRWTPDAIVFDSHQHYGTPSYWVQHLFSASSGATLLNTTLQNSTDSLVASAIEYTNPEDKKNYLKIKVVNFGSDPQNFRFFISGLASNVQRSGAAKTVLTGPNVKEENSFSEPKRVAPQHTSLEVAHGDMNVVLSPYSVTSFDILK, from the exons ATGTCTCTTtctattaagattttttttcttctttacttGAGCTGCCTCACAGTTTCCTGCTTTGCAGAGCAAACTTCAACCTTGATTGTAGATGCTAAAGGATCTGTGAGAAAAATTCCAGATACTTTCTTTGGAGCATTTTTTGAG GAGATCAATCATGCAGGAGCTGGGGGATTGTGGGCTGAGCTGGTGCGGAATAGAG GTTTTGAAGCTGGAGGCCCCAACGTTCCCTCAGATATTTATCCCTGGTCAATTATTGGAGATGATTCAACCATACTCGTCTCAACTGATCGTAGCTCTTGCTTTGAGAGAAATAAAATCGCATTGCGTATGAACGTTCTTTGTAATCAATCTAATCCTTGCCCCGCTGGTGGTGTTGGCATCTCAAATCCTGGTTTCTGGGGCATG AATATTGAGAAAGGGCAGAAGTACAAAGCAGTCTTCTATGTCAAAGCACGTGGTGGACTTGATCTAGACGTTTCGTTTGTTGGATCTGAGAGAGGTGAAAAGTTGGCTTCACAAAACTTTAG AGCTCCCGGACATAATATTTCAATGTGGACAAAGATGGAGACTATATTGGAAGCCAATGATACAAATCGTAATGCAAGTCTTCAAATAACAACAAGCAATACAGGAGTTGTATGGTTAGACCAAGTGTCTGTTATGCCCTTAGACACAtttaag GGTCATGGTTATCGAAAGGACCTTTTTCAAATGGTGGCAGacttgaaaccaaaatttttcAGATTCCCTG GTGGCTGTTATGTTGAAGGAAATTATCTAAGAAATGCATTTAGGTGGAAAGACACGGTTGGACCATGGGAGGAGAGACCAGGACACTTTAATGATGTATGGAATTATTGGACTGACGATGGATTTGGTTTTTTTGAGGGACTCCAA TTCGCTGAGGATGTTGGTGCATTGCCAGCATGGGTGTTTAACAATG GTCTCAGCCTTAAGGACGAAGTTAATACATCTGCCATAGCACCTTTTATCCAA GAAGCTCTAGATGGAATCGAGTTTGCTAGAGGTTCTCCCAAATCACAATGGGGATCTCTTAGGGCTTCCATGGGACATCCTGAGCCATTTGACTTGAGAATTGTTGCCATTGGAAATGAAGAGTGTGGCATGTCTAAGTATCAAG CAAACTATCTCAAATTTCACACAGCCATAAAACAAGCTTATCCAGATATTCAGATAATCACAAATTGTGATGGTTCTGAGAAACCGTTGGATCATCCAGCTGACCTCTATGATTTTCAT aTTTATACAAATGCTAAAGACATGTTTTCAAAGTCTACCAAATTCGACGACGCACCACGATCTGGTCCAAAG GCGTTTGTTAGTGAGTATGCTGTTTGGAAGGATGATGCTGGAAATGGAACTCTTCTGGCTGCTGTGGCTGAAGCTGCATTTCTTATTGGACTAGAAAGGAATAG tgaCGTCGTTCACATGGTCAGTTACGCGCCACTCTTTGTAAACACAAATGACAGAAG GTGGACACCGGATGCAATTGTATTTGACTCTCACCAGCATTATGGAACTCCTAGTTATTGGGTTCAACATCTTTTTAGTGCTTCAAGTGGAGCCACTTTGCTTAATACAACACTTCAAAATTCTACTGACTCCCTAGTTGCATCAGCAATTGAGTACACAAACCCTGAGGACAAGAAGAActacttgaaaataaaa GTTGTAAACTTTGGAAGTGATCCCCAGAACTTTAGGTTTTTTATAAGTGGACTGGCTTCAAATGTGCAGCGATCTGGAGCAGCTAAGACAGTGCTCACTGGGCCTAACGTAAAAGAAGAGAATTCCTTCTCAGAACCAAAAAGG GTTGCGCCACAACACACTTCACTTGAGGTTGCTCATGGGGATATGAATGTTGTACTTTCTCCTTATTCGGTTACATCATTTGATATATTAAAGTAG
- the LOC114405602 gene encoding alpha-L-arabinofuranosidase 1-like, whose product MSLSFKIFLVCITCFTVCCFAEQTSTLIIDAIATRKIPDTFLGAFFEEINHAGAGGLWAELVRNRGFEAGGSNVPSNIYPWSIIGDDSTILVSTDRTSSFERNKVALSMKVLCNESNPCPSGGVGISNPGYWGMNIEKGKKYKVVFYAKADGAINLNVSFVGTEKGEKLASNNIRSYKHNVTNWTRMEVIIEAKATNHNASLQITTSKSGFVWLDQVSAMPLDTYKGHGFRKDLFQMVADLKPKFFRFPGGCYVEGDYLRNAFRWKDTVGPWEERPGHYGDVWNYWSDDGFGFFEGLQLAEDLGALPVWVFNNGISHHDEVNTSAIAPFVHEALDGIEFARGSPESRWGSLRASMGHPKPFDLRIVAIGNEDCDKFNYKGNYLKFYDAIRRVYPDIQIISNCDGSENPLDHPADLYDFHIYTNAEDMFSKSTKFDNVSRYGPKAFVSEYAVWQDDAGNGTLLAAVAEAAFLIGLEKNSDIVSMVSYAPLFVNANDRKWTPDAIAFDSYRHYETPSYWVQCLFIPSSGATLLNSTLLSSSNKSLAASAIEYTNPANKKNYLRIKVVNFGDHTENLRIFVNGLDSKVQQSGSTKIVLTAPNVREENSFSEPKKIVPQHTSLEAASEDMNVILSPYSVTSFDLLIK is encoded by the exons ATGTCTCTttcttttaagatttttcttgtttgcatAACGTGCTTCACAGTTTGTTGCTTTGCAGAACAAACTTCAACCTTGATCATTGATGCTATAGCTACGAGAAAAATTCCAGATACTTTCCTTGGAGCATTTTTTGAG GAGATCAATCATGCAGGAGCTGGGGGATTGTGGGCTGAGCTTGTGAGGAATAGAG GTTTTGAAGCTGGAGGCTCCAATGTTCCCTCAAATATTTATCCATGGTCTATTATTGGAGATGATTCAACCATACTTGTCTCAACTGATCGTACCTCTTCCTTTGAGCGAAATAAAGTTGCATTAAGTATGAAAGTTCTTTGTAATGAATCTAATCCTTGCCCATCGGGTGGTGTTGGCATCTCAAATCCTGGTTACTGGGGCATG AATATCGAGAAAGGGAAGAAGTACAAAGTAGTCTTCTATGCTAAAGCAGATGGTGCAATTAACCTAAACGTTTCATTTGTTGGAACGGAGAAAGGTGAAAAGTTGGCTTCAAATAACATTAG ATCTTATAAACATAATGTTACAAATTGGACAAGGATGGAGGTTATAATAGAAGCCAAGGCTACAAATCATAATGCAAGTCTTCAAATAACAACAAGCAAGAGTGGATTTGTGTGGTTAGACCAAGTGTCTGCAATGCCCTTAGACACATATAAG GGTCATGGTTTCCGAAAGGATCTTTTCCAAATGGTAGCAgatttgaaaccaaaatttttcAGATTCCCCG GTGGGTGTTATGTTGAAGGAGATTATTTAAGAAATGCATTTAGGTGGAAAGACACAGTTGGACCATGGGAAGAGAGACCAGGACACTATGGAGATGTATGGAATTATTGGAGTGATGACGGATTTGGTTTCTTTGAGGGCCTTCAA TTAGCTGAGGATCTTGGTGCATTGCCAGTGTGGGTGTTTAACAATG GTATTAGCCACCACGATGAAGTCAATACATCTGCCATCGCGCCTTTTGTGcac GAAGCTCTGGACGGAATTGAGTTTGCTAGAGGTTCTCCCGAATCAAGATGGGGATCTCTTAGGGCTTCCATGGGACATCCCAAGCCATTTGACTTGAGAATTGTTGCAATTGGAAATGAAGATTGTGACAAGTTTAACTACAAAG GAAATTATCTTAAGTTTTATGATGCCATAAGACGTGTTTATCCAGATATTCAAATTATTTCAAACTGTGATGGCTCTGAAAACCCTTTAGATCATCCGGCTGATCTTTACGATTTTCAT ATTTATACAAATGCTGAGGACATGTTTTCGAAGTCTACTAAGTTCGATAATGTATCACGATATGGTCCAAag GCGTTTGTGAGTGAGTATGCTGTTTGGCAGGACGATGCCGGAAATGGAACACTTTTGGCTGCCGTGGCTGAAGCTGCATTCCTTATTGGACTAGAAAAGAATAG TGATATCGTCTCCATGGTCAGCTATGCACCGCTCTTTGTAAACGCAAATGATAGAAA gtGGACGCCGGATGCAATTGCATTTGACTCTTATCGGCACTATGAAACTCCCAGTTATTGGGTGCAATGTCTTTTTATTCCTTCGAGTGGAGCAACTTTGCTTAATTCAACACTCCTCAGTTCTTCTAATAAATCCCTTGCTGCTTCTGCAATTGAGTACACAAACCCTGCAAATAAGAAGAATTACCTGAGAATAAAG GTGGTAAACTTTGGAGATCATACAGAGAACCTTAGAATTTTTGTAAATGGATTGGATTCAAAAGTGCAACAATCTGGATCAACAAAGATAGTGCTCACAGCGCCTAATGTAAGAGAAGAGAATTCTTTCTCAGAACCAAAGAAG ATTGTGCCACAACACACTTCACTTGAGGCTGCAAGTGAAGACATGAATGTTATACTTTCTCCTTACTCAGTTACATCATTTGATCTATTAATTAAGTAG